CAAACTATGGCTTGGGAATTTTTGGTTTTAGAGCTGGGCTCTCAAGCGGAGCTGGGAAACTATCGATGCTACCATCGAGGAATCAAATTCCTAACTTTCTAAGCCACTATCGATTCCTTTTTGTCGCTATCGATGGGTATGTATATAGATCCCCTAAGATACAGGAATGTAACTATACCTACGATTTGCACTAGCCATTGGGAGAAGCATACATCAAATTATCTTTATATTAGCATTATATAATTCTAAGAACAAATAGTACCTACCATTTTATGTTTGCCATAGCGACAGTCTGAGTGCTTGTTTGGCAATACCAGACTTATAATAGGTAACCGAAGGGCTTCCCTTAAAGCGAACAATGCTGACATATTTCTAGTTTTGAAAAAGAATTGGATTTACCGAATAATATTTTGGTTATTTTCTTAGTTAAATTGACTTGAATGTTCTTTTTTCGTTGGACAGCTGTTCTCCCATTTAGCttcttatattattatttttaaaaattttgtttatCACACTGCAaggtaaaaataattttgatcTCTAATATTTGAAGTTATAGTTATAgcaataaatatatagaaatcCCTTCGGAAGTGCCTCTATTTTCAATGATttcaataattaaaaaaaaaatgatactATTGATCGTATCGAATGTTTGCTCTCAAGACATCGAAAATATCGAATGACTACATTATCGAAAGTTTCCCCGTTCCAGCTCGGCTAACAAGTATCGATATAGATGGAACGGGAATTCGCCCAAGTAGCGTTTGCCGATATGATATCGATAGTCAAAACAAGTATTTAATAAaactttttcaaatatttcaattttaagtGGAAAAACAGCTTTAAGCAAATACCTTTAAGTCAATCAAGAGATTAGGGGTAAAAAGTCTAGGATCTGCGTGTTTTATAAGGAAACAATTAATCATTTAGACAAGTCAATAGTATCTACATTCTATCTTTTCAGTATGCAATCAACTTTGTATTTTCGCACTAATAGCTTAATAATCTGCCTTAATTCTTGCACTCccatattattataaaaaaggAATTATTATTGCACATGATTTGCTTGCAGCAATGTTGCCAGCGTTTCGCAATCGATGACTATCGAACCTATCGCTGCGCGGCATGTGCAACACTGCGTTTTCTGCCCCCTTTTGGCTGTTGTTTCGTGTGTTGACCAATAAATTTTTCGGGTACTTTTCCAACTTTTCAATTACCGAACCGCAATTGCCGCCAAAATCGATAGCCGATAGCTAGTCAAGCGAGTAAGCAGCCAATTTTTGGACAATTCACGCAAGGATCAGAAGCAGTGGAAGCAGGAGCAGGATCTCGACCAGATCGCCAGGAAGCGACATTTCCATTGGAGCGGTTTAAGTGAAAGCGAGGGAGCTGCACGGCACGAGCGAACGAGACAGACAGACGGCGAGAgtgagagcgagcgagagagatAGTGAAATCCTTTCGAGAATTCCAGGAATTCAAGCATCCAaaacagctgctgctgccgcaaAATCATCAACATCATCTCCGTTTGTGAAACGTTGTTCAAACAGCGGCGTGCCAACAGACCAGTATCGACATTTAGATCTAGATTCAAATCCCCTATCCACATAGCTTGTGGGTGCACTTTTCCAGTTGGCCAATCTCAACCAGCAATTAAAAATGGCCGCTGCCGCTGCGGGCGCAGTGAATGCAGTGAACGACTGCTTCAGCATCGGATCCACAGTCGTCTGCACGACCTGTTTCAACGAGGAGGTGGAGGGCGAGGTGCTGGCCTTCGATCACAACACAAAGATGCTAATCCTGAGTATCCTTTTGCAACAAAATCACCGAAATGCatgcccacacacacacacacacacacacaccttgCCCGCCGGGTGAAAGCGAGCACTTTCTCCGGCTGTCCACAGGGATCTGTTGGATTGTCTGTCCTTTAGATTCATATATAATTCTAATTCACACTCATCTTAACTGATAGTATTTTCATATCACCTATCTCTTATCAAACTGATTGTTTACTGCTTGACAATTTGGTTGTCCGTACATGGTATATCTTTGCCCCTGGCTTTGCCCCCGCCATTTCTGCTCTTCTCTTCCCTTTCCAACCGCATAGAATGCCGATCCAAGTCCACGGAGGAGCTGAGTGATATCTACGCGATGAACCTCTCGCTCTGCAGCAACGTGCAGGTGATCAAGGAGTGCAACGGCAACTTTGATGATCCGCAAAAGCTTAATCTGGAACAGGTAAGCATGCCAGGCTCTGCCCAGAAAGACTAGAGCATCTTTACCCACTTGAACAGGTCAAAATGCGCCTGCGGAAAACAGTTGAGCGAAGACAGGACTACTTGAAGTCCAAGAATGCGGATGTCAGTCCAGAGGCACAGGAACTCTATAGAGCGATAGCCAAACAATACGGGGTAATGACCACTTGCACGATGCCTTGGATATCATCGTTAATCATTGCCATTCCTATTGCTATTTTGTATTTCGTAGTACAATGAAGTCTCCTGGCAAGGACTTAACATACAGATCCTAAATGAAGTCACCATCTCGCCGCCGTACCGAGTGGACAACGTGGTGTCCAGCTCGAACAACGAAACTTCATGCAACTACATCAAGCGCATCGTAAGCAATTGCCCAACCGCAGCAACTTCAAACAAACTGTCATAAATCGGAAATTAAGTTCGTAAAATCTTAGATCAGCTTAAACAACGATTTAGTTAAATTAATGTTCAGAACATTCTAGATTCGCTAATGTTTATAGGTTATTCACATGTCAAGCGAGTCCTAAATATTTCAATTCTTCCAAATGTGGTTTAGGATTTGATTAGCGTTAAGCATTCTATCATTTTGATattataaacataaacatgCGCAAAGTTGCGGTCAAAGATATAATGTTTTATGACAGAATTGTGACAGGTCGGCGATGTTTTGCGTTCATTAGTTAATCCTTACTCCATCTTTAATCCCCAGATCAAACAGTTCTTCAACACGAGGCCATCGCCGGTCCCGGAAAGCGGAGCTGCGGCCAGCACCTCGTCACCATCGGTGTCTCCCACGTCCTCATCTCTTGCATCTGGATCGCCGGTTCCCGCAAACTAATAataagctgcaaaaaaaaacaaacaaaacaaaacagaaaaacaaaaaaacagaaatgtgcttcaaaaaagaaaaacgtatttttttttatttatcggTGGGCGGATCAAGTTGATACTTTCATGGGTATTCGATAAACGATTCTGAAATCGTTTATTATATCCAATCGCTTTTATGGAGCTTTGAATTCAGGACCCACAATTTCTCATATCGACAAAGTTTTGaaaagttaaatcatttgttTCTTATTGTTAGATAATTCTATTAGATATTTTAAATTAGATATTAGAAATTTCAAATTAGATATGTATTTAcaaaaattcatttaaaatgttaatacAATTTGCCTTGAAAATGGATGCTAACATTTGGCTATAAACAAGCTAGCAGACAGCACTGTTCGATAACCGATAGCCCGATTGTTGTGATTGGCTTGTGGTCAGCTGCAAAAGCCGCGCCgcatttttaacaaatttagCGAATAAGcaataaataacaaacaatGGCCACGGAAGAAGTGCAAAAGCACAGCGTGCACACGCTGATATTCCGCTCCCTGAAGCGCACCCACGATCTGTTCGTCTCCAACCAGGGAAATCTGCCCGAAATCGACGAACGTTTGTGAGTATACTGGAGTTTGCAACTTACGCATTGGTTATTTATGTTTTACCCGAAACAGAGAGAAGTTGCGACGTTCCATCAAGGCGAAGGATGGCTACGGCCTTGTGCTGGACAAGGCGGTGAAGATCGGCGAGGCCAGGAAGGCATCAGGAGCCCAAACGCCGGGCGACAAGCCGCTGGCCATCACCGATGGCAGTGCAGTGGATGCGGCCAGCGCCGCCGGCAGTCTGGTTAAGTACAATGCGGGCGCCAGGCCAGCGGAGAAGGCAGCGCCACTGGTTGCCGGGACACACACATCCCTGGTGCGCGCCTCCCTGGCGAACAGCAATGGTGATAAGAGCGCCAATGGCACCATCGCCAGCCATCTGCAATTGATACCGAAGAAGGCGCCCAGCATACCCAAACCCAAGTGGCACGCACCCTGGAAGCTGTCGCGCGTCATCTCCGGCCACTTGGGCTGGGTGCGCTGCATCGCCGTGGAGCCGGGCAACGAGTGGTTCGCCACCGGCGCTGGTGATCGTGTGATCAAGATCTGGGACCTGGCCAGCGGCAAACTGAAGCTCTCGCTCACCGGTCATGTGAGCACTGTGCGCGGTGTGGCCGTCAGCACGAAGCATCCGTATCTGTTTAGCTGCGGCGAGGATCGGCAGGTCAAGTGCTGGGATCTGGAGTACAACAAGGTGATACGGCACTATCACGGTCACTTATCGGCTGTTTACTCGCTGGCCCTGCATCCCACCATCGATGTGCTGGCCACCTCCGGTCGCGACTCCACTGCCCGCATCTGGGATATGCGAACCAAGGCGAATGTGCACACACTGACGGGGCACACGAACACGGTGGCCAGTGTGGTGGCGCAGGCCACCAATCCGCAGATCATCACCGGCTCCCACGACTCCACGGTGCGTCTGTGGGATCTGGCCGCCGGCAAGAGCGTCTGCACGCTGACCAATCACAAGAAGTCCGTGCGGAGCATTGTGCTGCATCCATCGCTGTACATGTTCGCCTCCGCCTCGCCGGACAACATCAAGCAGTGGCGCTGTCCGGAGGGCAAGTTTGTGCAGAACATATCCGGCCACACGTCCATTGTCAATTGCATGGCGGCGAACAGTGAGGGCGTGCTCGTTTCGGGCGGCGACAACGGCACCATGTTCTTCTGGGACTGGCGAACCGGCTACAATTTCCAGCGCTTCCAAGCGCCCGTCCAGCCGGGCTCCATGGACAGCGAGGCGGGCATATTCGCCATGTGCTTCGATCAATCGGGCAGCCGGCTAATCACCGCCGAGGCGGACAAGACAATCAAGGTGTACAAGGAGGATGACGAGGCCAGCGAGGAGTCGCATCCGATTAACTGGCGACCGGATCTACTGAAGCGACGCAAATTCTAGAGACCTAGTTTTTAAGCCTAACTACATAGACTACGATTTTCCAAAcgatttcattaaaaagtaCTTTAAACACGCTCGAATCTTGGAGTAAACAAAACCACCGACTGGAGTTTCCAGTCAAGAATCCTGCATCCAAATGCAGAGGGAAATGAAAGCGCTGTCCAGTTGAATTCTTGGTATTTTTATTGGGTTTCTGTTTCGTTTTTCGTTCCGTTTATTTTGTACACATAAATAGAATTATTTgctgcataaataataatagcatAAGCAGTAGGTTAATAAAATATGATTTCTTGTTGGCTCTTTTCTCATTTGATTGGGTTCTTCGAAACGGAAACGGATGCGGGCGCGGATCTCGATTCGTTCGCTATAGTTAACAAAGAAAGAAAAGCACTAAACTGTGTATTAttgtaatttattaattaattttatgttgTCTAGTCCTTTGCATACATTGTTATCATTTCATGTTTAAAAATCACAAATAATTGTTTGAAACAAATCCTATATTTTTCATCTCCCTTACGCCTTCTTGCCATCTCTTTCGATTTGCTGCTCGAATATAtgcattatatatatatatatccaccGCCATCGTCTTCAAGTTTATCTTGCGTCTCGTTTGGTGACTTTTCTCTTTACTTAATCGTTTTGTTTCGTTTAAAGTTAAACTTGTTACATAGTTGCGTTCATTTGTTTACAGCTCTTCCCTCTCGTTTACCTATATCTATGTATATGCTCCTCTTGCTGGTTGCTTTCATTTAGTTTATGCTCCTTCTATGCCTTCTATTAGTTTAGGCTTTCTCTCATTTCCTTTCCTCGCCTGCTCTTTCTCTTTCCATCTTTACATGCTCCTTTCCTtctttgtttatgttttattggGCAACTAGCAACGAACGCTTATTTACACTTGGACAAAAGCGAGTTCACTTCTACTTCTGCCTGCGATTAAACAATTATCGATTAAGAATATTATGTAGCATAGAAGAATAATTGTGTAGTTGAGCCTAAGCCTAAATTGAAGTTACTTTAGTTCAAGCAATGAGTCGCTGGACTCCTTGCGAAAGCTGATACTCTGGTCAGGATTGTTCGGCGGACGAAGCGGAAACgaaaacggaaacggaaacggagaCGAGAGAGTAAAAGGAAAGGAAGAGCGGTAAAACGAAGTAAGAAGAGGGGGAGCAAGCTTGCGCGGCATGGCGTGGCCAGTGGATCTGATCTCCAAACACTGCCGTCGGCGGCGGGGACTAATAAATACCTAAATATTACTTAGCTGTTATAGACTACAAAcaatttatatgtataaaagtAAAAAGGGTAAGTTCCGCgcttgtatgtgtgtgtgtgcttatgtgtgtgtgtggtgtctATGAATCGTTTCCAATGATTGGGCTCTTTGTTTTCGAATTTTGAAGAACAATAAACACGTGTGGCCATGATCCCTTGCCCGCTATCCATCGCACATTCGCACATTCAACATTGATTCCTTTAATCCCGCTCCGCACGCAAACTTGCTCCGCTCCGCCATCATCCAGTTTAGAGCGTGTGTTCTCCTCATCCTCATTCGTATCCCCGCCTTAGTTGTATATCTTGATGGCCTTCTCGGAGAAGTTAAGCGAGCTGCGCTTACGCGACTTATTGATGTGATCCAAGCCAAAGAAGGGCAACTGGCCGCTGGTCCACGAGCGATACACCTCCAGATCAACGGGCGTATTGTCGTTCACATCCGAATTGTGGCCCATGGAGATCACACAGAATTTGTAGTTTTCCCACTCCTTGTCCTGCACATTCAGACGACGCTGGATGCGCTGCTTGACCGCACCGTACGGCTCGCCGTGGCGCGCCTTGGTTAGGAAGGGTATGCCGAATGAGTTGTACAGCTCCTTGCTGAAGTGGGCCACTGGGATGAGGAACTCGTTCTCCGCCAATTGCATATCCTCCGCCGGCACCTCCTCGATGCGAAAAGTCTTTTGAGCGCCCTGTGTGGTCGTTATGGACTCGTTGGACTTTAGCAGCGTATCCAGCGGTATATCGTCCTTGCATACCGCCACAATCTTATGATTGCTAATCTTCATCAGGCGCAACTTGCGACGGCTGTTCTCAGCAAACGAGATTTTCTTGGCCGCCTCCTCCAGCAGTCCCTTAACCGTATCGTTCTTGTTGGGGTACAGGACCAGCTCCTTCTCGTCCTTGAGGTCGCTGCTCACCCAGACGCACTTGAACTGCTTCTTGTTGTCCAGCTCGTGAATGCTGAGCGACAGCCGTTGATAGAAGATACGCTTCGTTGAGCTCTGTTTGGTGTAAGAAACCAGATCCTTGATTGTGCCCTTCAATAAATAGTAAACTTTAATGGAAAAGGCATTAATTGCATATCTATATTTACCTTAAATGTGTAGGGCACGGCATTGCCCGCCGTCTCCTTGTAGTTGTTGATGCACATGAAGAACTGCAGCTTCTGTGGATCGGTGTTCAAGCGCTCGGCCACCGCATTGGCCAGCTGATCGTAGTTATAGCGATTGGACAGCTCCAGCGTAAAGTCCGGCTCATTGGGATTGCATTTGTCGCTGAAGATGATCTCGATGCGATAGACCAGATCCAGGAAGTAATCCCCAACCGTGGGCAGGTCGAGTTTGGCGTCAACGTTTTCGCGCTCGAAGATTAGGATGTGGCCTTGCAGATGATCCTGCGGTATGAACAGCGCACTCTCGATCGGCTCGTTCAGATTGACCAGCTTCTTGTCGGCGTACTCATCGTAGATGGTCAGCTCGGTGTCCGGATCGAAACCCAATTTGCTATTCACATCCGGCACCAGATCAATGAGACGGCGGGTGTGCGGCTGCTGAGTACATCCAATGTAATTGAGACGCTTGTTGCGCGGATCATAGTACTTGATGAACAGCAGGGCTTCGGTCTTGGGATTAAAGGGCGGCAGGGGACCAGGTACATCCGTCCAGGCCAGCTGCAGCCAGATGACCCACGGTTTCTGTGACGTTGATATCTGCTCGATGGTGCGCGATCCCTCCGCCACGAAATCGAAATGCAAGAACTTTTGCGTCTGGGCGGTGCACAAGTTCCACATGCGCATGCGTTGGCGCGACACACCGAAACCCCTCACGAACATGTCCACCAGCTCGTCGACAGTCTGATTTTGTTTGATGCGGAAGACGCGCGGATGGACCTTCTCCAGATCGAAGAGACGACGCTTGTGCTGCTCCTCGAAGTTCTCCTCGAGGATCACGTGCACGGACACATAGGTGTTGGCCTCGCCGCGCTCCTTGCGGCGCGCCATTTCGATGCGCTTCTCCAGATCGAGACGCTCCACCAGATCGCTTGATATCTCGCTCTCCGTTATGTCGCCGAGTACGCGATCCAACTCCGACTGGCGGATGTAGACCAGCATATAGGCATTGCTGCACTTGGCGTGGAACGAGATCTCGTCGTCCATGCCGCCGTAGTTCTGTTCGATTGCCTCCTGCTTGCGGCAACTGGAGACCACATCGTCGTCGAACTTAAACCAACGTCCGTCAGCCTTTGGATTAATGAAGACCACATAGTGCCCGCCATGGTTATCGCCCGAGTGCACCAGCACGGCGTGCAGAACGTAGTCCGCCAAGGTATTCTCGCTCTCGGCCAGGTAGCGATCCAGATTGATCTGTTCGTAGAACTCGAAGCGATCGTTGTACTTGATCGAGCTGTCCGTGACGGGATCGTACTGGAAGCGCATCAGGTGCAGATGCAAAACGGGTGGGAATGAAGTGAAGATGACGCCCTTGCTGGCTTCCTAAATTCGCAAGATAATTACTATCTATTACTATCATGAATAAACTGGcaaatattgttttaaataGTAGCTCTTTTTtcttggtttttgttttgttcaaTTCTATTCAAATCCTGAGACTCACCTGCAAGCCATGCACACCAGCATCGTATTTGTTGTCACCCTCCAGCGTTTCGGGAGCTACGTAATCCTGGAAAGACTCGTAGATATTCTTCTTATCCTTGATGTTCAGCTGGATGTCGTAGAAGGTCTCGTAACGTGTGCTGTTGTAGTCGACATTCTTGCACTTGATGTACGACGACATTTTGCCCTCGAACAGACCCGGTATGGTGCCCTCCAGGATGGTGCCCTTCATCTTCGACTCGAGCTTGTCGAGCAGCACGCGCAGAAACTCCTGGACATCGTGCTGCATGAACGAATCTAGCGTTTCCCAGCCAAAGGACTTGGTTAGCTTCTTGGTGCCAACGGGACGGTCACCGAACTGCAGTTCATGGAACACACGCTGCAGCGATAATCCAACTGATTTGGCACTATCGTCAGCCTCCGTGGGTATGCGATAGACAGACAGTCTTAGCGAATTGGTGAAGTACAATGTCTGCAGCAGCGAGTTCATATAGCAAGTGGCGCCTTGGTTTTTAAGGCCAACATAGCCTGTATGCTTCTTGGAGTCCCACAGAACGCCATGCGGTGCATCCGCAACG
The Drosophila mauritiana strain mau12 chromosome X, ASM438214v1, whole genome shotgun sequence DNA segment above includes these coding regions:
- the LOC117148067 gene encoding LSM12 homolog A, which produces MAAAAAGAVNAVNDCFSIGSTVVCTTCFNEEVEGEVLAFDHNTKMLILKCRSKSTEELSDIYAMNLSLCSNVQVIKECNGNFDDPQKLNLEQVKMRLRKTVERRQDYLKSKNADVSPEAQELYRAIAKQYGYNEVSWQGLNIQILNEVTISPPYRVDNVVSSSNNETSCNYIKRIIKQFFNTRPSPVPESGAAASTSSPSVSPTSSSLASGSPVPAN
- the LOC117148948 gene encoding pleiotropic regulator 1, with the translated sequence MATEEVQKHSVHTLIFRSLKRTHDLFVSNQGNLPEIDERLEKLRRSIKAKDGYGLVLDKAVKIGEARKASGAQTPGDKPLAITDGSAVDAASAAGSLVKYNAGARPAEKAAPLVAGTHTSLVRASLANSNGDKSANGTIASHLQLIPKKAPSIPKPKWHAPWKLSRVISGHLGWVRCIAVEPGNEWFATGAGDRVIKIWDLASGKLKLSLTGHVSTVRGVAVSTKHPYLFSCGEDRQVKCWDLEYNKVIRHYHGHLSAVYSLALHPTIDVLATSGRDSTARIWDMRTKANVHTLTGHTNTVASVVAQATNPQIITGSHDSTVRLWDLAAGKSVCTLTNHKKSVRSIVLHPSLYMFASASPDNIKQWRCPEGKFVQNISGHTSIVNCMAANSEGVLVSGGDNGTMFFWDWRTGYNFQRFQAPVQPGSMDSEAGIFAMCFDQSGSRLITAEADKTIKVYKEDDEASEESHPINWRPDLLKRRKF
- the LOC117148947 gene encoding ubiquitin carboxyl-terminal hydrolase 7 isoform X1; the protein is MEIETDQSIEAMDTQDTQEVEILTSDLQQTQQQRNSPPQLPKFKNLIQPQLHAVGAVTQLPSENGNMPPQQLLADSSSTSFGDGEAMGIDDESKEDQFRSETTFSFTVENVVQLKSQRLSPPVFVRMLPWRIMVIPNDRALGFFLQCNGENDSPTWSCNAIAELRLKCHKPDAQPFTRARIKHLFYSKENDYGYSNFITWQELKDSEKSYVHNNSITLEVHVVADAPHGVLWDSKKHTGYVGLKNQGATCYMNSLLQTLYFTNSLRLSVYRIPTEADDSAKSVGLSLQRVFHELQFGDRPVGTKKLTKSFGWETLDSFMQHDVQEFLRVLLDKLESKMKGTILEGTIPGLFEGKMSSYIKCKNVDYNSTRYETFYDIQLNIKDKKNIYESFQDYVAPETLEGDNKYDAGVHGLQEASKGVIFTSFPPVLHLHLMRFQYDPVTDSSIKYNDRFEFYEQINLDRYLAESENTLADYVLHAVLVHSGDNHGGHYVVFINPKADGRWFKFDDDVVSSCRKQEAIEQNYGGMDDEISFHAKCSNAYMLVYIRQSELDRVLGDITESEISSDLVERLDLEKRIEMARRKERGEANTYVSVHVILEENFEEQHKRRLFDLEKVHPRVFRIKQNQTVDELVDMFVRGFGVSRQRMRMWNLCTAQTQKFLHFDFVAEGSRTIEQISTSQKPWVIWLQLAWTDVPGPLPPFNPKTEALLFIKYYDPRNKRLNYIGCTQQPHTRRLIDLVPDVNSKLGFDPDTELTIYDEYADKKLVNLNEPIESALFIPQDHLQGHILIFERENVDAKLDLPTVGDYFLDLVYRIEIIFSDKCNPNEPDFTLELSNRYNYDQLANAVAERLNTDPQKLQFFMCINNYKETAGNAVPYTFKGTIKDLVSYTKQSSTKRIFYQRLSLSIHELDNKKQFKCVWVSSDLKDEKELVLYPNKNDTVKGLLEEAAKKISFAENSRRKLRLMKISNHKIVAVCKDDIPLDTLLKSNESITTTQGAQKTFRIEEVPAEDMQLAENEFLIPVAHFSKELYNSFGIPFLTKARHGEPYGAVKQRIQRRLNVQDKEWENYKFCVISMGHNSDVNDNTPVDLEVYRSWTSGQLPFFGLDHINKSRKRSSLNFSEKAIKIYN
- the LOC117148947 gene encoding ubiquitin carboxyl-terminal hydrolase 7 isoform X2 is translated as MEIETDQSIEAMDTQDTQEVEILTSDLQQTQQQRNSPPQLPKFKNLIQPQLHAVGAVTQLPSENGNMPPQQLLADSSSTSFGDGEAMGIDDESKEDQFRSETTFSFTVENVVQLKSQRLSPPVFVRMLPWRIMVIPNDRALGFFLQCNGENDSPTWSCNAIAELRLKCHKPDAQPFTRARIKHLFYSKENDYGYSNFITWQELKDSEKSYVHNNSITLEVHVVADAPHGVLWDSKKHTGYVGLKNQGATCYMNSLLQTLYFTNSLRLSVYRIPTEADDSAKSVGLSLQRVFHELQFGDRPVGTKKLTKSFGWETLDSFMQHDVQEFLRVLLDKLESKMKGTILEGTIPGLFEGKMSSYIKCKNVDYNSTRYETFYDIQLNIKDKKNIYESFQDYVAPETLEGDNKYDAGVHGLQEASKGVIFTSFPPVLHLHLMRFQYDPVTDSSIKYNDRFEFYEQINLDRYLAESENTLADYVLHAVLVHSGDNHGGHYVVFINPKADGRWFKFDDDVVSSCRKQEAIEQNYGGMDDEISFHAKCSNAYMLVYIRQSELDRVLGDITESEISSDLVERLDLEKRIEMARRKERGEANTYVSVHVILEENFEEQHKRRLFDLEKVHPRVFRIKQNQTVDELVDMFVRGFGVSRQRMRMWNLCTAQTQKFLHFDFVAEGSRTIEQISTSQKPWVIWLQLAWTDVPGPLPPFNPKTEALLFIKYYDPRNKRLNYIGCTQQPHTRRLIDLVPDVNSKLGFDPDTELTIYDEYADKKLVNLNEPIESALFIPQDHLQGHILIFERENVDAKLDLPTVGDYFLDLVYRIEIIFSDKCNPNEPDFTLELSNRYNYDQLANAVAERLNTDPQKLQFFMCINNYKETAGNAVPYTFKDLVSYTKQSSTKRIFYQRLSLSIHELDNKKQFKCVWVSSDLKDEKELVLYPNKNDTVKGLLEEAAKKISFAENSRRKLRLMKISNHKIVAVCKDDIPLDTLLKSNESITTTQGAQKTFRIEEVPAEDMQLAENEFLIPVAHFSKELYNSFGIPFLTKARHGEPYGAVKQRIQRRLNVQDKEWENYKFCVISMGHNSDVNDNTPVDLEVYRSWTSGQLPFFGLDHINKSRKRSSLNFSEKAIKIYN